One stretch of Hordeum vulgare subsp. vulgare unplaced genomic scaffold, MorexV3_pseudomolecules_assembly, whole genome shotgun sequence DNA includes these proteins:
- the LOC123423034 gene encoding DNA-directed RNA polymerase subunit beta'', giving the protein MAERANLVFHNKEIDGTGMKRLISRLIDHFGMGYTSHILDQLKTLGFYQATTTSISLGIEDLLTIPSKGWLVQDAEQQSFLLEKHYYYGAVHAVEKLRQSVEIWYATSEYLKQEMNSNFRITDPSNPVYLMSFSGARGNASQVHQLVGMRGLMSDPQGQMIDLPIQSNLREGLSLTEYIISCYGARKGVVDTAVRTADAGYLTRRLVEVVQHIIVRRRDCGTIRGISVSPQNGMTEKLFVQTLIGRVLADDIYIGSRCIAARNQDIGIGLVNRFITAFRAQPFRAQPIYIRTPFTCRSTSWICQLCYGRSPTHSDLVELGEAVGIIAGQSIGEPGTQLTLRTFHTGGVFTGGTADLVRSPSNGKIQFNENLVHPTRTRHGQPAFLCYIDLHVTIQSQDILYSVNIPSKSLILVQNDQYVKSEQVIAEIRAGTSTLHFKERVQKHIYSESDGEMHWSTDVYHAPEYQYGNLRRLPKTSHLWILSVSMCRSSIASFSLHKDQDQMNTYGKKDREILDYSTSDRIMSNGHWNLIYPSIFQDNSDLLAKKRRNRFVIPLQYHQEQEKELISCFGISIEIPFMGVLRRNTIFAYFDDPRYRKDKKGSGIVKFRYRTLEEEYRTRAEDSEEEYETLEHEYRTREDEYETLEESKYGILEDEYEYETLENEYGSPENKYGNPENEYRTLEKDSEEEYGNPESKYRTQEDEYGTLEEDSEDEYGSPGESGEEKYGTLEEDSEEDSEDEYESPEEDSILKKEGLIEHRGTKEFSLKYQKEVDRFFFILQELHILPRSSSLKILDNSIIGVDTQLTKNTRSGLGGLVRVKRKKSHTELKIFSGDIHFPEEADKILGGCLIPPERQKKDSKESKKKKNWVYVQRKKILKSKEKYFVSVRPTVAYEMDEGRNLATLFPQDLLQEENNLQIRLVNFIYHENSKLTQRIYHTNSQFVRTCLVVNWEQEEKEKAGASLVEVRANDLIRDFLRIELVKSTISYTRKRYDRTSGGPTPHNRLDRANSNSFYSKAKIESLSQHQEAIGTLLNRNKEYQSLMILSASNCSRIGLFKNSKHPNAIKEWNPRIPILEIFGPLGAIVASISHFSSSYYLLTHNKILLKKYLFVDNLKQTFQVLQELKYSLIDENKRISNFDSNIMLDPFLLNCHFVHHDSWEETLAIIHLGQFICENVCLFKSHIKKSGQIFSVNMDSFVIRAAKPYLATTGATVNGHYGEILYKGDRLVTFIYEKSRSSDITQGLPKVEQIFEARSIDSLSPNLERRIEDWNERIPRILGVPWGFLIGAELTIAQSRISLVNKIQKVYRSQGVQIHNRHIEIIIRQVTSKVRVSEDGMSNVFSPGELIGLLRAERAGRALDESIYYRAILLGITRASLNTQSFISEASFQETARVLAKAALRGRIDWLKGLKENVVLGGIIPVGTGFQKFVHRSPQDKNLYFEIKKKNLFASEMRDFLFLHTELVSSDSDVTNNFYET; this is encoded by the coding sequence ATGGCGGAACGGGCCAATCTGGTCTTTCATAATAAAGAGATAGACGGAACTGGTATGAAACGACTTATTAGCAGattaatagatcattttggaatGGGATATACATCCCATATACTGGATCAACTAAAGACTCTGGGCTTCTATCAAGCCACTACTACATCGATTTCGTTAGGAATCGAGGATCTTTTAACAATACCCTCTAAGGGATGGTTAGTCCAAGACGCGGAACAACAGAGTTTTCTTTTGGAGAAACACTATTATTATGGGGCTGTACACGCGGTAGAAAAATTACGCCAATCTGTTGAGATATGGTATGCGACAAGTGAATATTTGAAACAAGAAATGAATTCAAATTTTCGGATAACGGATCCTTCTAATCCAGTCTATCTAATGTCTTTTTCAGGAGCCAGAGGAAATGCATCTCAAGTACACCAATTAGTAGGTATGAGAGGATTAATGTCGGACCCTCAAGGACAAATGATTGATTTACCTATTCAAAGCAATTTACGCGAGGGACTTTCTTTGACAGAATATATAATTTCCTGCTATGGAGCCCGCAAAGGGGTTGTAGATACTGCTGTACGAACAGCAGATGCTGGATATCTTACACGTAGACTTGTTGAAGTAGTTCAACATATTATTGTGCGTAGAAGAGATTGTGGTACTATCCGAGGTATTTCTGTAAGTCCTCAAAATGGGATGACGGAAAAACTTTTTGTCCAAACACTAATTGGTCGTGTATTAGCAGACGATATATATATCGGTTCACGATGCATTGCCGCGCGAAATCAAGATATTGGAATTGGATTAGTCAATCGATTCATAACTGCCTTTCGAGCACAACCATTTCGAGCACAACCAATATATATTAGAACCCCCTTTACTTGCCGAAGCACTTCTTGGATCTGTCAATTATGCTATGGCCGGAGTCCTACTCATAGTGATCTGGTGGAATTGGGAGAAGCCGTAGGTATTATTGCGGGTCAATCAATTGGGGAGCCAGGGACTCAACTAACATTAAGAACTTTTCATACTGGCGGAGTATTCACAGGGGGTACTGCCGACCTTGTACGATCCCCTTCGAATGGAAAAATCCAATTCAATGAGAATTTGGTTCACCCCACACGTACCCGTCATGGACAGCCTGCTTTTCTATGTTATATAGACTTGCATGTAACTATTCAGAGTCAAGATATTCTATATAGTGTGAATATTCCCTCAAAAAGCTTGATTCTAGTGCAAAATGATCAATATGTAAAATCTGAACAAGTAATTGCGGAGATTCGTGCCGGAACGTCCACTTTACATTTTAAAGAAAGGGTACAAAAGCATATTTATTCTGAATCAGACGGCGAAATGCACTGGAGTACTGATGTTTACCATGCGCCCGAATATCAATATGGTAATCTTCGTCGATTACCAAAAACAAGCCATTTATGGATATTATCCGTAAGTATGTGCAGATCCAGTATAGCGTCTTTTTCACTCCACAAGGATCAAGATCAAATGAATACTTATGGTAAAAAAGATAGGGAAATTCTTGATTATTCAACGTCGGATCGAATCATGTCCAATGGCCATTGGAATTTGATCTATCCTTCTATTTTTCAAGATAATTCAGATTTGTTGGCGAAAAAGCGAAGAAATAGGTTCGTCATTCCATTACAATATCATCAAGAACAAGAGAAAGAACTAATATCCTGTTTTGGGATTTCGATTGAAATCCCCTTTATGGGTGTTTTACGTAGAAATACTATTTTTGCTTATTTTGACGATCCCCGATACAGAAAAGATAAAAAGGGTTCAGGAATTGTTAAATTTAGATATAGGACCCTAGAAGAAGAATATAGGACTCGAGCGGAAGACTCAGAAGAGGAATATGAGACCCTAGAACACGAATACAGGACCCGAGAGGACGAATATGAAACCCTAGAAGAATCTAAATATGGAATCCTAGAAGACGAATACGAATATGAAACCCTAGAAAACGAATATGGGAGCCCAGAAAACAAATATGGGAACCCAGAGAACGAATATAGGACTTTAGAGAAAGACTCAGAAGAGGAATATGGGAACCCAGAGAGCAAATATAGGACCCAAGAGGACGAATATGGAACtttagaagaagactcagaagacGAATATGGCAGCCCCGGGGAAAGCGGCGAGGAAAAATATGGTACTTTAGAGGAAGActcagaagaagactcagaggacGAATACGAGAGCCCAGAGGAAGATTCCATCTTAAAAAAAGAGGGTTTGATTGAGCATCGAGGAACAAAAGAATTTagtctaaaataccaaaaagaagtaGATCGGTTTTTTTTCATTCTTCAAGAACTTCATATCTTGCCGAGATCTTCATCCCTAAAGATACTTGACAATAGTATTATTGGAGTGGATACACAACTCACAAAAAATACAAGAAGTGGACTAGGCGGACTGGTCCGAGTGAAGAGAAAAAAAAGCCATACGGAACTCAAAATATTTTCCGGAGATATTCATTTTCCTGAAGAGGCAGATAAGATATTAGGTGGGTGTTTGATACCGCCAGAAAGACAAAAAAAAGATTCTAAGgaatcaaaaaaaaagaaaaattgggTCTATGTTCAACGGAAAAAAATTCTCAAGAGCAAGGAAAAGTATTTTGTTTCCGTTCGCCCTACAGTGGCATATGAAATGGACGAAGGAAGAAATTTAGCAACACTTTTCCCGCAGGATCTCTTGCAAGAAGAAAATAATCTCCAAATTCGACTTGTCAATTTTATTTATCATGAAAATAGCAAGTTAACTCAAAGAATTTATCACACAAATAGTCAATTTGTTAGAACTTGCTTAGTAGTGAATTgggaacaagaagaaaaagaaaaggctgGTGCTTCCCTTGTTGAGGTAAGAGCAAATGATCTTATTCGCGATTTCCTAAGAATTGAGTTAGTCAAGTCCACTATTTCGTATACACGAAAAAGGTATGATAGGACAAGTGGAGGACCGACTCCCCATAATAGGTTAGATCGCGCCAATAGCAATTCTTTTTATTCCAAGGCGAAGATTGAATCACTTAGCCAACATCAAGAAGCTATTGGCACTTTGTTGAATCGAAATAAAGAATACCAATCTTTGATGATTTTGTCGGCATCCAACTGTTCTCGAATTGGTTTATTCAAGAATTCAAAACATCCCAATGCGATAAAAGAATGGAATCCTAGAATTCCTATTCTAGAAATTTTTGGGCCCTTAGGGGCTATTGTAGCTAGTATATCGCATTTTTCTTCATCTTACTATTTACTAACGCATAATAAAATCCTGCTAAAAAAATATTTGTTCGTTGACAATTTGAAACAAACCTTCCAAGTACTTCAAGAACTTAAATACTctttaatagatgaaaataaaagGATTTCCAATTTCGATAGTAACATAATGTTGGATCCATTCCTTTTGAATTGTCACTTTGTCCATCATGATTCTTGGGAAGAGACATTGGCAATAATTCACCTTGGACAATTTATTTGTGAAAATGTATGTCTATTTAAATCGCACATAAAAAAATCTGGTCAAATTTTCAGTGTAAATATGGATTCCTTTGTTATAAGAGCAGCTAAACCTTATTTGGCCACTACAGGAGCAACTGTTAATGGTCATTATGGAGAAATCCTTTACAAGGGAGATAGGTTAGTTacgtttatatatgaaaaatcgaGATCTAGTGACATAACGCAAGGTCTTCCAAAAGTGGAACAAATCTTTGAAGCGCGTTCAATTGATTCATTATCCCCCAATCTCGAAAGGAGAATTGAGGATTGGAATGAGCGTATACCAAGAATTCTTGGGGTCCCTTGGGGATTCTTGATTGGAGCTGAGCTAACCATAGCCCAAAGTCGTATTTCTTTGGTTAATAAAatccaaaaggtttatcgatcccaAGGGGTACAGATCCATAATAGACATATAGAGATTATTATACGCCAAGTAACATCAAAAGTGCGGGTTTCCGAAGATGGAATGTCTAATGTTTTTTCGCCTGGGGAATTAATCGGACTATTGCGAGCGGAACGAGCAGGGCGAGCTTTGGATGAATCGATCTATTATCGGGCAATCTTATTGGGAATAACAAGGGCTTCCCTGAATACCCAAAGTTTCATATCTGAAGCAAGTTTTCAAGAAACTGCTCGAGTTTTAGCAAAAGCTGCCCTACGAGGTCGCATTGATTGGTTGAAAGGCTTGAAAGAAAACGTAGTTCTGGGGGGGATTATACCTGTTGGTACCGGATTCCAAAAATTTGTGCATCGTTCCCCACAAGACAAGAACCTTTATttcgaaataaaaaaaaaaaatctattcGCGTCGGAAATGAGAGATTTTTTGTTTCTCCATACAGAATTAGTTTCTTCAGATTCTGACGTAACAAACAATTTTTATGAGACATAA
- the LOC123423035 gene encoding DNA-directed RNA polymerase subunit beta yields the protein MLRNGNEGMSTIPGFSQIQFEGFFRFINQALAEELDKFPTIKDPDHEIAFQLFAKGYQLLEPSIKERDAVYESLTYSSELYVSARLIFGFDVQKQTISIGNIPIMNSLGTFIINGIYRIVINQILLSPGIYYRSELDHKGISIYTGTIISDWGGRSELAIDKKERIWARVSRKQKISILVLSSAMGSNLREILDNVSYPEIFLSFPNAKEKKRIESKEKAILEFYQQFACVGGDLVFSESLCEELQKKFFQQKCELGRIGRRNMNRRLNLDIPQNNTFLLPRDVLAATDHLIGMKFGTGILDDDDMNHLKNKRIRSVADLLQDQFGLALGRLQHAVQKTIRRVFIRQSKPTPQTLVTPTSTSILLITTYETFFGTYPLSQVFDQTNPLTQTVHGRKVSCLGPGGLTGRTASFRSRDIHPSHYGRICPIDTSEGINVGLTGSLAIHARIDHLWGSIESPFYEISAEKAKEKKERQVVYLSPNRDEYYMIAAGNSLSLNQGIQEEQVVPARYRQEFLTIAWEQIHVRSIFPFQYFSIGGSLIPFIEHNDANRALMSSNMQRQAVPLSRSEKCIVGTGLERQTALDSRVSVIAEREGKIISTDSHKILLSSSGKTISIPLVNHRRSNKNTCMHQKPRVPRGKSIKKGQILAEGAATVGGELALGKNVLVAYMPWEGYNFEDAVLISERLVYEDIYTSFHIRKYEIQTDTTSQGSAEKITKEIPHLEEHLLRNLDKNGVVRLGSWVETGDILVGKLTPQIASESSYIAEAGLLRAIFGLEVSTSKETSLKLPIGGRGRVIDVKWIQRDPLDIMVRVYILQKREIKVGDKVAGRHGNKGIISKILPRQDMPYLQDGTPVDMVFNPLGVPSRMNVGQIFESSLGLAGDLLKKHYRIAPFDERYEQEASRKLVFSELYEASKETKNPWVFEPEYPGKSRIFDGRTGDPFEQPVLIGKSYILKLIHQVDEKIHGRSTGPYSLVTQQPVRGRAKQGGQRVGEMEVWALEGFGVAHILQEILTYKSDHLIARQEILNATIWGKRIPNHEDPPESFRVLVRELRSLALELNHFLVSEKNFQVNREEV from the coding sequence ATGCTCCGGAATGGAAACGAGGGAATGTCCACAATACCCGGATTTAGTCAGATCCAATTCGAGGGATTTTTTAGGTTCATTAATCAAGCCTTGGCAGAAGAACTTGACAAGTTTCCAACAATTAAAGATCCAGATCACGAAATTGCATTTCAATTATTTGCGAAAGGATATCAATTGCTAGAACCCTCGATAAAAGAAAGAGATGCTGTGTATGAATCACTCACCTATTCTTCCGAATTATATGTATCTGCGAGATTAATTTTTGGTTTCGATGTGCAAAAGCAAACCATTTCTATCGGAAACATTCCTATAATGAATTCCTTAGGAACCTTTATTATAAATGGAATATACCGAATTGTGATCAATCAAATATTGCTAAGTCCTGGTATTTACTACCGCTCGGAATTAGATCATAAGGGAATTTCTATCTACACCGGGACTATAATATCAGATTGGGGAGGGAGATCGGAAttagcaattgataaaaaagAAAGGATATGGGCTCGCGTgagtagaaaacaaaagataTCTATTCTAGTTCTATCATCAGCTATGGGTTCGAATCTAAGAGAAATTCTAGATAATGTTTCCTACCCTGAAATTTTCTTGTCTTTCCCGaatgctaaggagaagaagaggattgAGTCAAAAGAAAAAGCTATTTTGGAGTTTTATCAACAATTTGCTTGTGTAGGTGGGGACCTGGTATTTTCGGAGTCCTTATGCGAGGAATTACAAAAGAAATTTTTTCAACAAAAATGTGAATTAGGAAGGATTGGTCGACGAAATATGAATCGGAGACTTAATCTTGATATACCTCAGAACAATACATTCTTGTTACCACGAGATGTATTGGCCGCTACGGATCATTTGATTGGAATGAAATTTGGAACGGGTATACTTGACGATGACGATATGAATCACTTGAAAAATAAACGTATTCGTTCGGTTGCGGATCTGTTACAAGATCAATTCGGATTGGCTCTTGGTCGTTTACAACATGCAGTTCAAAAAACTATTCGTAGAGTATTCATACGTCAATCGAAACCGACTCCCCAAACTTTGGTAACTCCAACTTCAACTTCAATTTTATTAATAACTACTTATGAGACCTTTTTTGGCACATACCCATTATCTCAAGTTTTTGATCAAACGAATCCATTGACACAAACTGTTCATGGGCGAAAAGTGAGTTGTTTAGGTCCTGGAGGGTTGACGGGGAGAACCGCAAGTTTTCGGAGCCGAGATATTCATCCGAGTCACTATGGGCGTATTTGTCCAATTGACACGTCTGAAGGAATCAATGTTGGACTTACTGGATCCTTAGCAATTCATGCGAGAATTGATCACTTGTGGGGATCTATAGAGAGTCCGTTTTATGAAATATCTGctgagaaagcaaaagaaaaaaaagagagacagGTGGTTTATCTATCACCAAATAGAGATGAGTATTATATGATAGCAGCAGGAAATTCTTTGTCCTTGAATCAAGGTATTCAGGAAGAACAGGTTGTTCCAGCTAGATACCGCCAAGAATTCTTGACTATTGCATGGGAACAGATTCATGTTAGAAGTATTTTTCCTTTCCAATATTTTTCTATTGGGGGTTCTCTCATTCCTTTTATTGAGCACAATGATGCGAATCGGGCTTTAATGAGTTCTAATATGCAGCGCCAAGCAGTTCCACTTTCTCGGTCCGAGAAATGCATTGTTGGAACTGGATTGGAACGCCAAACAGCTCTAGATTCGAGGGTTTCCGTTATAGCCGAACGCGAGGGAAAGATCATTTCTACTGATAGTCATAAGATACTTTTATCAAGTAGTGGGAAGACTATAAGTATTCCTTTAGTTAACCACCGTCGCTCTAACAAAAATACTTGTATGCACCAAAAACCTCGGGTTCCACGGGGTAAATCCATTAAAAAAGGACAAATTTTAGCAGAAGGAGCTGCTACAGTTGGGGGGGAACTTGCTTTAGGAAAAAACGTATTAGTAGCTTATATGCCATGGGAAGGTTACAATTTTGAAGACGCAGTACTAATTAGCGAACGTTTGGTATATGAGGATATTTATACCTCTTTTCACATCCGGAAATATGAAATTCAGACGGATACGACAAGCCAGGGCTCCGCTGAAAAAATCACTAAAGAAATACCACATCTAGAAGAACATTTACTCCGCAATTTGGACAAAAATGGAGTTGTTAGGTTGGGATCCTGGGTAGAAACTGGTGATATTTTAGTAGGTAAATTAACGCCTCAGATAGCGAGCGAATCATCATATATCGCAGAAGCTGGATTATTACGGGCCATATTCGGCCTTGAGGTTTCCACTTCAAAAGAAACTTCTCTGAAATTACCTATAGGTGGAAGAGGGCGCGTTATCGATGTGAAATGGATCCAAAGGGACCCCCTCGACATAATGGTTCGTGTATATATTTTACAGAAACGTGAAATCAAAGTTGGGGATAAAGTAGCCGGAAGACATGGGAATAAAGGGATCATTTCCAAAATTTTGCCTAGGCAAGATATGCCCTATTTGCAAGATGGAACACCCGTTGATATGGTCTTCAATCCCTTAGGAGTACCCTCCCGAATGAATGTGGGACAAATATTTGAAAGCTCGCTCGGATTAGCGGGGGATCTGCTAAAGAAACATTATAGAATAGCACCCTTTGATGAGAGATATGAGCAAGAGGCTTCAAGAAAACTTGTGTTTTCAGAATTATATGAAGCCagtaaagaaacaaaaaatcCATGGGTATTTGAACCCGAGTACCCGGGAAAAAGCAGAATATTTGATGGAAGAACAGGCGACCCCTTTGAGCAACCTGTTCTAATAGGGAAGTCCTATATCTTAAAATTAATTCATCAAGTTGATGAGAAAATTCATGGGCGTTCTACTGGGCCCTACTCACTTGTTACACAACAACCGGTTAGAGGAAGAGCCAAGCAAGGGGGACAACGAGTAGGAGAAATGGAAGTTTGGGCTTTAGAAGGATTTGGTGTTGCTCATATTTTACAAGAGATACTTACTTATAAATCTGACCATCTTATAGCTCGCCAAGAAATACTTAATGCTACGATCTGGGGAAAAAGAATACCTAATCATGAGGATCCTCCAGAATCTTTTCGAGTGCTCGTTCGAGAACTACGATCTTTGGCTCTAGAACTGAATCATTTCCTTGTATCTGAAAAGAACTTCCAGGTTAATAGGGAGGAAGTTTGA
- the LOC123423041 gene encoding ATP synthase subunit a, chloroplastic gives MCFLGILNIKLIVQVAELRKRWLNQKNSFFEVQFLSEDNMNIIPCSIKTLKGLYDISGVEVGQHFYWQIGGFQIHAQVLITSWVVITILLGSVVIAVRNPQTIPTDGQNFFEYVLEFIRDLSKTQIGEEYGPWVPFIGTMFLFIFVSNWSGALLPWKIIELPHGELAAPTNDINTTVALALLTSAAYFYAGLSKKGLSYFEKYIKPTPILLPINILEDFTKPLSLSFRLFGNILADELVVVVLVSLVPLVIPIPVMFLGLFTSGIQALIFATLAAAYIGESMEGHH, from the coding sequence ATGTGCTTTCTTGGTATCCTAAATATCAAATTAATAGTTCAAGTTGCTGAGTTGAGAAAGAGATGGTTGAATCAAAAGAATTCCTTTTTTGAAGTTCAATTTTTATCAGAGGACAATATGAAtattataccttgttccattaaaacaCTCAAGGGGTTATACGATATATCGGGTGTAGAAGTAGGCCAACACTTCTATTGGCAAATAGGAGGTTTTCAAATTCATGCCCAGGTACTCATCACTTCTTGGGTCGTAATTACTATCTTGCTAGGTTCAGTTGTCATAGCTGTTCGGAATCCACAAACCATCCCGACCGACGGGcagaatttttttgaatatgtCCTTGAGTTTATTCGAGACTTGAGCAAAACTCAGATTGGAGAAGAATATGGTCCCTGGGTTCCCTTTATTGGAACtatgttcctttttatttttgtttcaaatTGGTCGGGTGCTCTTTTACCTTGGAAAATTATAGAGTTACCCCATGGGGAATTAGCAGCGCCCACGAATGATATAAATACTACTGTTGCTTTAGCTTTACTCACGTCAGCGGCATATTTTTATGCTGGTCTTAGCAAAAAAGGATTGAGCTATTTCGAGAAATATATTAAACCAACCCCAATCCTTTTACCAATTAACATCCTAGAAGATTTCACAAAACCATTATCGCTTAGCTTTCGACTTTTCGGGAATATATTGGCGGATGAAttagtcgttgttgttcttgtttctttAGTCCCCTTAGTAATCCCTATACCGGTCATGTTTCTTGGATTATTTACAAGCGGTATTCAAGCTCTTATTTTTGCAACATTAGCCGCAGCCTATATAGGTGAATCCATGGAGGGTCATCATTGA